One region of Esox lucius isolate fEsoLuc1 chromosome 17, fEsoLuc1.pri, whole genome shotgun sequence genomic DNA includes:
- the LOC105017030 gene encoding early activation antigen CD69-like has product MGVMTVSVFCILLTFLVTESFAVPGQKCKYGFSQPNPSWKSCYLLDQKLRSWSDAKELCLEKGGTLASIKNNEQLQYAYEMISDGYFWVDGNYVSGFPQKNWLPGSKPGGTHADCLTLVKFPAARGFSDIACSEKIDTAYALCESVVKY; this is encoded by the exons ATGGGAGTCATGACTGTGTCTGTTTTCTGCATCCTCCTCACCTTCTTGGTGACTG AGAGTTTTGCAGTTCCAGGCCAGAAGTGTAAATATGGGTTTTCTCAACCAAACCCCTCCTGGAAGTCTTGCTACCTTTTGGACCAAAAGTTAAGATCATGGTCTGATGCAAAG GAGCTATGCCTTGAAAAAGGTGGAACCCTAGCTTCTATCAAAAACAATGAACAGTTACAATATGCATATGAGATGATTTCAGACGGATATTTCTGGGTTGACGGGAACTATGTG TCTGGATTTCCCCAGAAAAACTGGTTGCCGGGTTCGAAGCCAGGTGGGACACATGCTGACTGCTTGACATTGGTGAAATTCCCTG CGGCAAGAGGCTTTAGTGATATTGCTTGTTCCGAAAAAATTGACACTGCCTACGCTCTCTGTGAGTCCGTTGTTAAGTACTGA